The segment CTTTTGTCCTCACGCCTTTCTACGACTAACCCTCTTTCCTTTCGAGATGTTTTGTCCTTTAATATGGCCTCATCTGCAAGCTCGAAGTAAGCCTTTATCAGTTCTCGGATGAAGGCCTTCATGATCCGAGAGATTTCGTCTTCAATTTCCGCTAATGTCCTGACCTCGGAATCACCGAAGAATTCAAGCAACTCCTTGATGAAGTTTATTGCTATTTGTAGTAAAATATCCTTGTTCAAGTTGGGACCCTCCTTTATGAGTTTTTGTGTGCTACAAAGATTCTACCAAAAGGAGGGGTCCCTTTCTTTTTACCTCTGAAAATCTCCTACAAATATTTTACGCGATCTCAGAGTTTTGAAATGTACACAACCCTGTATTTGAATAAGGAGAGCTGAATGTGAGGCAAATAATCTTAATTTTATCTATAGCTGCAACGTTCTTTATCGGTTATGCCGTGGCTGGCATAAGCACCTTTTTATATGGTTCCGGCAGAAAGGATCTGATTTTGATAGGATTATTGGGCGGAATTTCATGCAGCATCCTTGCCTTAATGCTGTGGAAGAAGCTCGTCATTCCAAGATCTACAGAGAATAGAAAGGACAAAAGAAATATCCGACAGCCTTAAAGAGCTGACAGAAAGCCTGACCGCTTCTACATCCTCCCCTTTAACCGAAAACGCAACCCCGGGGACAACTGAAACCCCTTGGCCCGCCGCCTTGAGAGCCGCTTTGCTGCCTTTAAGGTTTGGCATATTAAGCCACAGGTAAATACCGCCTAAGGGCATCTCGAAAAGGGCTTGAGGCAGCATTTTCCTAAAGCCCTCGCACAACGATCTCATTCGCATGGAGATTTGATTTCTAACAAATTCCAGCGTTTCATATAACCCTCCCTCTTCAAGAAATGTAAGCACGAAATATTGGACCAAAGATGAAACAGAGCCGTAAAAAATCCTTTTTATGTCGAGGCAACTTTTCATTAAATTTTCAGGCAAAAGAAGGTAACTCATTCTGAAACCCGGGAAAAGCACTTGGCTGAAGGATCCCAAATACGCTATCTTTTCGGCATTTTCCATGGCCTTCAAAGCGGGCACGCTCTCCTTGCCGTACCTCAATTCCCCATAGGTGTCATCTTCTATTATCAAAAGCGACTTCCTTTTTGCGATTTCCAATATCGAACTTCGCGTCTCTAAAGAAAGCGTGCGCCCCGTAGGATTGTGGAAACTCGGTATCAGATAAAGGACATCGCCTTTGGAGGCATCTTTTAAACTGTAGGCCGGGTCGTTCAAAGATATGCAACAAACTTGCATTTTATTCTTCGTGGCCAACTCCACGACAGGAGAGTAAGTTAGTTCTTCTACAAATATATTTTTTACGCCCTGTTCTTTAATCGCTGCGATCAAAATGGCAAGTGCCTCCAATCCACCAGCAGTAACCAGCACTTCATCGGATCGTGCTGGAATCCCCCTTAAAGCAGCATGCTTAACCAGTGCCCTTCTAAGTTCGGGAACTCCGGCCAAAGGCGCCGGCAAAATCAAATCTTTACTTACATTTAATGACAGGTCTTTCAATATCTTGGATAAAAAACGTGTCGCAATCAGACTTTTATCGGGTAACCCGGAAGCTAGGTCCCATATAACTTTTTCTGAGCACACCGCTTTTTCTCTTGATACACCGGCAACATTTTTGCGGCGGACATAACACCCGCTCTTTTTCTTCAACTCGACATAGCCCTCTGCTTCCAGAAGATGCATGGCTTCATTTACGGTAGTCCTGCTTACGCTCAAATCCTCGGCCAATTGGCGCGTTCCCGGCAGTTTATACCCCTCTGGAAGCGTACCGCTTTCGATCATGCGCTTCAGATGAAACGCTATCTGGCGATAAATAGGAGTTTTAGACCCGCGCTCCAGAGGTATCTCCAACATAACAACCATCCCCTTGAATAAATCACCCGTCGATGTCAAACTAATTATGCTTGGAAGTATGATCTCTTAAATGTAGCGACATTAATTATATGTTTAATCATGCGATTCTCTCAATATATCGTATAAAATATATAGCACCAAGACATGGGAGGAAATATGGATAAATTAAAAAAAATTCACGATGCCCTTATTTTCGACATGGATGGCGTGCTCATTGATGCAACCTTCTCTTATCCAATGGTCATAAGAATGGCTGTACAATGGGGGTGGCGCTACCTGCTCGGCAATGACGTAGATTGCACCGCCTTTTCTTATGGACATTTCTACATCAGCAAGACACATCCGGCCTTTAACGATGACTACGATATTGCATGGATTTTATTGTCCCTTGCAGCTTCAAGGGGAATAAGATCTTTAAAAAAGGCTTTTCCCACCCCAAAACAGTGGGAAGAAATTCTACAAAATTTCAATGGCGACGACCCTTCGCTACTGCTTTCGGACAATTTTAACAATATCGTTCCCAGATCATCTGTGAGACAGTTATGCGAGGAGATCTACTTCGGTCGTGAGGAATACATTTCTTTACAGGGCAAAAAACCTAATTGGTACAAAGGAAAGGGACTTTGGCGAAGAGAAAGAGCTCTTATCGATGTGCATTGGAAAGATCTTCCCTTGCCTGTCTGCATTTTCACAGGAAGGTCTCGGAAAGAGTGTTTTCTTGGGCTAAAGCTTCTTGGCTGGGAAGACCTTCCCATGGAGAGGATATTCACTTTAGAGGACGGCATGCCTAAGCCTTCCCCCGAAGGCTTAGAAGTCTTGTCCGCGAGGGTGGGTGCCAAAAATCCGATATTTTTCGGAGACACGAGCAGCGATTTGGAATCGGCTAAAAGATTTGGCAGAGGAAAGTTCGTATATGTCGGCAAAACCCCTAAAGACTTACCTTTGGTCTTTGAAGATACACAAAAGGCACTGTCCGAGCTGGGGTTTATCGATTAAATCATTGGTCTCCGTCGAAATAGGGCTTTAACTTTTCCCACTCGGGAGAATTCTCGATTTCTTCCGGAGTAACAGTGGCAGTACCCATCTTTTGTACGACCAGCCCGGCTGTCAAAGTAGCAAATTCACAAGCTACACGCCAAGGCAGCCTCAATCCAAGGGCAACGGCTATAGATGCGACTACCGTATCACCAGCTCCGGAAACATCGTAAACCTCCCTTGCACGGGCCGGGAAATGGATCAATTCATCCTTTGCGGCAAGCACCATACCCTGGTCTCCAAGGGTAATGACAACAGCCTCCATGGAAAGACCTTCCCTAAGTAATTGAGCACCCTCCAGAGGAGTGAAATTCCCATCAAAGGCACGCCCTAAAAGCATTTCCGCTTCCGATTTATTGGGAGTCATAACAGTTGCTCCTATATAGCGTTCTTTATGTTGCGGTTTAGGGTCGACTATAATGGGAATACCCCTTCCTTTGGCCCAATTGATGCACCCACCGGCCACTTTTTCACTTACAATGCCCTTCGCGTAATCTGAAATGACCAATACATCGGCATCAAGAGTAGGCAAAACTTTTAAAATATCTTTCGAAATATCGCATAAACGATCATCAATATAGTTATCCCAATCTACTCGTACAATCTGCTGAGAACGGGCAAGAATCCTCGTCTTACGTATCGTCGGCATGTTTAAAGTTATTGGAGAACATATGGCAACCCTTGTCTTATTCAGCAGAGATTCCAACAGGCCCCAATAAATATCCTGCCCCTTGGGAGCCACTAAAACAGCATCGAATCCGAAAGCAGCAACGTTATTAGCCACATTAGCCGCTCCACCCGGCCGATAATCCTCCTCGATAACTTCAACTACCGGAACGGGGGCTTCAGGCGACAATCTGCTCGCACGACCAATGATATAATGGTCGAGCATAACATCCCCCACTACGGCAACTTTGCATCGCTTCGCTTTCACGGATACTCCCCTATTCTTCTCGCAATGCTGACCTTTTGGCCTTGCCCAGGGCAGTTTTGGGCAGGTTATCTACAAATTCGATGATCTTTGGGATTTTATAAGAGGCCAAAAGCCGTCTGCAATGGGACCATATATCTCTTTTTGCCGGCTGCTTATCCAATTTAGGCACTATAAAAGCTTTAACGATTTGTCCGCTCATGCTCTGGTTTACTCCAATAACGGCAGCTTCTTTTACTAATGGGTGTTTCAGAAGAATCTCTTCGACTTCTTCCGGAAATACTTTGAAGCCTCCAACCATAATTACATCGCTCTCGCGAGAGTGAAGCCTTATGTAACCATCGTCATCGATCGACACTATATCCCCCGTATTAAACCAACCGTCTTTGAAGAAAGCGTCAGTCAACCCGTCGTCTTCGAAGTAGCCATCCGCTACTGAGCCGCCTCTAATCCAAAGCACGCCCTCATGCCCTTTGGGCAATTCCTTCCCCTCATGATCGCATACTTTGGTTTCCACTATCGGAAGGGCAGGGCCTACAGTGCCAAGTTTTCTCGCAGAATAAGACCTATTAACGGCTACCACCGGCGATGCTTCCGTCAAACCATACCCCTCCAGCACGCCGATTCCTAAATACTTTTCGAGAATTTCGTCCAAAGCAAAGGGGAATTTATCTCCCCCGGAGATTGCAGCTTTGATACGCCTTGGCAAGCTTTCTCCCTGTGATAGAGCTGATGTTATGAATTGATACATCATTGGCACGCCAACCAATACATTGGTCTCGGAGCTTCTAATTGCTTCCAATACGTTTTTTACGGGCATAAAACTGGACAACATGCATTGAGAAAGGTTTAACAGCAGTGGCAATAAACCACATATTGAAAATCCGAGAACGTGAGAATTGGGAAGAGCGTTAAGAAGTATATCCCCATCCTTTATGGGTTCTACCTGATCGATGCAACTTATGGCGTTCATATATAAAGATGAGTGACTTAATGGTACGGCTTTAGGCTTACCGCCTGTCCCAGAAGTATAAAATATGACGGCGCCGCCTTCTTGGCCGGGGTATTCAGGTAAGGCCTGAACGGATTCCTTAAAAGGTGCATCGTATAGGGCCAGCCCCCAAGGGATATGCTCACGATTCAGCTCGTCAACCAAATTGGAACGCTCTTTAGACAAGACGACCATAGAAACCTTTGCATGTTTCAAGGCACTTGTAACGGCATTTACAGGCTCGCGATGATTATATGGAACTACAGCACCCCCTAAACGCCATGCTGCCAAAACGTGGGCCCAAAAGGAGGGGCAGTTCGGCATCACTAAACCCAAATGCATCCCCGATTTAAATCCACTGTCGTAAAGCTTTTCCGTAACAGCTTCCACCAAACCCCAGAACGCTCCGCGAGACCACCAAACCCCATTAAACCAAATTGCTCTGTCCCAAGGAAATCTACGGCAGATGGATTCTATCTCTTTATCCAATCTATCCAATCTCATCTTCCCCCATAGAGAGCATGTTAGACAAACAAAAAGCAAGATAGGCTTCCAAACCTGCGGCAAAAGGAAGCAGATCTTCCGGTACATCATACTTCGGATGATGCAACCAATATTTACCTCCCGTCCCAAACAGAAGAAAACATGACGGAATGACTTGCGTGTAAAAAGCGAAATCTTCGCCGGCCATCAATGGCCTATCCATAATCTCCAAGTTCTCGTCTCCAAAAGAGTCACGGGCAATCCTTAAAACTAAACTTGTAAGCCTTTCATCGTTTATCACCTGGGGGTAGTTGCGATGATATTTAATAGTACCAAGTCCCCTAAAGGTTTTTGCCAGTAAAGGAACCATTTCCTCCAGTCTGTTTTGAAGAAAATCGCGAACCTCTACGTT is part of the Acetomicrobium thermoterrenum DSM 13490 genome and harbors:
- a CDS encoding aminotransferase-like domain-containing protein; its protein translation is MLEIPLERGSKTPIYRQIAFHLKRMIESGTLPEGYKLPGTRQLAEDLSVSRTTVNEAMHLLEAEGYVELKKKSGCYVRRKNVAGVSREKAVCSEKVIWDLASGLPDKSLIATRFLSKILKDLSLNVSKDLILPAPLAGVPELRRALVKHAALRGIPARSDEVLVTAGGLEALAILIAAIKEQGVKNIFVEELTYSPVVELATKNKMQVCCISLNDPAYSLKDASKGDVLYLIPSFHNPTGRTLSLETRSSILEIAKRKSLLIIEDDTYGELRYGKESVPALKAMENAEKIAYLGSFSQVLFPGFRMSYLLLPENLMKSCLDIKRIFYGSVSSLVQYFVLTFLEEGGLYETLEFVRNQISMRMRSLCEGFRKMLPQALFEMPLGGIYLWLNMPNLKGSKAALKAAGQGVSVVPGVAFSVKGEDVEAVRLSVSSLRLSDISFVLSILCRSWNDELLPQH
- a CDS encoding bifunctional heptose 7-phosphate kinase/heptose 1-phosphate adenyltransferase codes for the protein MKAKRCKVAVVGDVMLDHYIIGRASRLSPEAPVPVVEVIEEDYRPGGAANVANNVAAFGFDAVLVAPKGQDIYWGLLESLLNKTRVAICSPITLNMPTIRKTRILARSQQIVRVDWDNYIDDRLCDISKDILKVLPTLDADVLVISDYAKGIVSEKVAGGCINWAKGRGIPIIVDPKPQHKERYIGATVMTPNKSEAEMLLGRAFDGNFTPLEGAQLLREGLSMEAVVITLGDQGMVLAAKDELIHFPARAREVYDVSGAGDTVVASIAVALGLRLPWRVACEFATLTAGLVVQKMGTATVTPEEIENSPEWEKLKPYFDGDQ
- a CDS encoding AMP-binding protein; amino-acid sequence: MRLDRLDKEIESICRRFPWDRAIWFNGVWWSRGAFWGLVEAVTEKLYDSGFKSGMHLGLVMPNCPSFWAHVLAAWRLGGAVVPYNHREPVNAVTSALKHAKVSMVVLSKERSNLVDELNREHIPWGLALYDAPFKESVQALPEYPGQEGGAVIFYTSGTGGKPKAVPLSHSSLYMNAISCIDQVEPIKDGDILLNALPNSHVLGFSICGLLPLLLNLSQCMLSSFMPVKNVLEAIRSSETNVLVGVPMMYQFITSALSQGESLPRRIKAAISGGDKFPFALDEILEKYLGIGVLEGYGLTEASPVVAVNRSYSARKLGTVGPALPIVETKVCDHEGKELPKGHEGVLWIRGGSVADGYFEDDGLTDAFFKDGWFNTGDIVSIDDDGYIRLHSRESDVIMVGGFKVFPEEVEEILLKHPLVKEAAVIGVNQSMSGQIVKAFIVPKLDKQPAKRDIWSHCRRLLASYKIPKIIEFVDNLPKTALGKAKRSALREE
- a CDS encoding HAD family hydrolase — its product is MDKLKKIHDALIFDMDGVLIDATFSYPMVIRMAVQWGWRYLLGNDVDCTAFSYGHFYISKTHPAFNDDYDIAWILLSLAASRGIRSLKKAFPTPKQWEEILQNFNGDDPSLLLSDNFNNIVPRSSVRQLCEEIYFGREEYISLQGKKPNWYKGKGLWRRERALIDVHWKDLPLPVCIFTGRSRKECFLGLKLLGWEDLPMERIFTLEDGMPKPSPEGLEVLSARVGAKNPIFFGDTSSDLESAKRFGRGKFVYVGKTPKDLPLVFEDTQKALSELGFID